A genomic segment from Phragmites australis chromosome 6, lpPhrAust1.1, whole genome shotgun sequence encodes:
- the LOC133921464 gene encoding probable WRKY transcription factor 14, whose product MCDYFLQRMEGDHQAGDLTDIIRAGGVMQAGVVEPPSTATGWQLLDEQAATGLFPPPQPSSSDGATPSGDGFGDSLSALPDSYFRSDYRTPGGAADFFDFETPVGGRASGGGACVLVDSGGGGVVPRGMQVPALSPRAIRPYPVMMDGDTVKLGMPTMMPGLAVGPPCAFDAVAGLQMPSPRTGGIKRRKNQVRKVVCIPAPAASAGGRSTGEVVPSDLWAWRKYGQKPIKGSPYPRGYYRCSSSKGCPARKQVERSRTDPSMLVITYNSEHNHPWPTQRNALAGSTRSHHAKSNGNNSSVSKNNSSHNLQKSIVKAEPDQTAAATAATSTTTTATTSTSGTPPTMAVKEEAMVGSETQKGIDHDTSVTLDYGDLLQQMFSQSYRPMIPEGGHHDDFFADLAELESDPMSLIFSKDYMETKPGGDPSKEKAAPKSVADPLFNMLDWATNAVATSAGSSFEQGESGL is encoded by the exons ATGTGTGACTACTTCTTGCAAAGGATGGAAGGCGACCACCAGGCCGGAGATCTCACCGACATCATCCGTGCCGGTGGCGTTATGCAGGCTGGCGTCGTGGAACCCCCATCGACGGCCACCGGGTGGCAGCTTCTGGACGAGCAAGCAGCTACCGGCCTCTTCCCGCCACCCCAGCCGTCGTCATCAGATGGCGCCACGCCGAGCGGCGACGGCTTCGGGGACTCGCTCTCCGCCCTCCCGGACTCCTACTTTCGCAGCGACTACCGCACCCCCGGCGGCGCTGCCGATTTCTTCGACTTCGAGACGCCTGTCGGTGGCAGAGCCAGCGGAGGAGGCGCATGCGTACTGGTGGATAGTGGCGGTGGCGGAGTGGTGCCGAGGGGGATGCAGGTGCCGGCGCTCTCGCCCAGAGCGATACGGCCGTACCCGGTGATGATGGACGGTGACACGGTGAAGCTCGGCATGCCAACTATGATGCCAGGGCTGGCGGTTGGGCCGCCGTGCGCGTTCGACGCCGTCGCCGGGCTGCAAATGCCGTCGCCGCGCACCGGCGGGATCAAGCGCAG GAAAAACCAGGTAAGGAAGGTGGTCTGCATCCCAGCACCTGCAGCATCAGCAGGAGGGAGGAGCACTGGGGAGGTTGTTCCTTCGGATCTCTGGGCTTGGAGGAAGTATGGCCAGAAGCCTATCAAAGGATCTCCCTACCCAAG AGGGTACTACAGATGCAGCAGCTCGAAAGGATGCCCAGCGCGGAAGCAGGTCGAGCGCAGCCGGACCGACCCCAGCATGCTCGTCATCACCTACAACTCGGAGCACAACCACCCGTGGCCGACGCAGCGCAACGCGCTTGCCGGCTCCACACGATCTCACCACGCCAAGAGCAACGGCAACAACTCATCAGTCTCCAAGAACAATTCCTCCCACAACCTGCAGAAGTCAATCGTTAAAGCGGAACCGGATCAAACCGCCGCCGCAACTGCAGCCACaagcaccaccaccacagcaACCACAAGCACAAGTGGCACTCCTCCGACGATGGCTGTGAAAGAGGAGGCAATGGTAGGGTCAGAAACGCAGAAGGGCATAGATCATGATACTTCTGTCACGCTGGATTACGGTGATCTCTTGCAACAGATGTTCAGCCAGAGTTACAGGCCCATGATACCGGAGGGTGGCCACCACGACGACTTCTTTGCCGACCTAGCCGAGTTGGAGTCGGATCCCATGAGCCTGATCTTCTCCAAGGACTACATGGAGACCAAGCCAGGTGGTGATcctagcaaggagaaggcagcACCCAAGAGCGTGGCAGATCCATTATTCAACATGCTGGATTGGGCTACCAATGCTGTTGCTACTTCTGCAGGCAGCTCATTTGAGCAAGGCGAGAGCGGTTTATGA